Proteins encoded together in one Kutzneria kofuensis window:
- a CDS encoding helix-turn-helix domain-containing protein yields MSDPTGQSPEESISLLPVEVTTKVFHARPSSVPEVRDFLRRCLAGAALAEADSSTVAKTVFQALLTAAGTTGAVQVCCRTYPSHIEIDVCDVVPGSMCEPVIEQLVTLRPRAHTAADFGAWLADALRREGISRDVAASQLDVSVKTVSRWIGGETEPRLRELRRIQERFGEVPFS; encoded by the coding sequence TTGAGTGATCCGACGGGTCAGTCCCCCGAAGAGTCGATCTCGCTGCTCCCGGTGGAGGTGACCACGAAGGTCTTCCACGCGCGGCCCTCCTCCGTCCCGGAGGTCCGGGACTTTCTCCGTCGGTGTCTCGCGGGCGCGGCGCTGGCCGAGGCCGACAGCAGCACGGTGGCCAAGACGGTGTTCCAGGCCCTGCTCACGGCGGCCGGCACGACCGGCGCGGTCCAGGTCTGCTGCCGGACCTACCCCAGCCACATCGAGATCGACGTGTGCGACGTGGTCCCCGGCAGTATGTGCGAGCCCGTCATCGAACAGCTCGTGACGCTGCGACCGCGGGCGCACACCGCCGCCGATTTCGGCGCCTGGCTGGCCGACGCGCTGCGCAGGGAGGGGATTTCCCGGGATGTCGCCGCGAGCCAGTTGGACGTTTCGGTGAAGACGGTGAGTCGCTGGATCGGTGGAGAAACCGAGCCTCGGCTGCGTGAGCTGCGCCGTATTCAGGAGCGGTTCGGTGAGGTTCCGTTCAGCTGA
- a CDS encoding YkvA family protein produces the protein MVVLGASCLVLALVAWLLPPGLAKEIARFVPCCVRAAFVLRRDPRVPRRAKYVLAFAGLYTLSGINVIPDFIPVIGLLDNVIVLVVALRYASRRVTRDVLFAAWSGNPAVLDRLIGRLRVQRDPDDSRRRRRIRGR, from the coding sequence GTGGTCGTGCTCGGCGCGTCGTGCCTGGTGCTGGCCCTGGTGGCGTGGTTGCTGCCACCGGGGCTGGCCAAGGAGATCGCGCGTTTCGTGCCGTGTTGCGTGCGGGCCGCGTTCGTACTGCGGCGGGATCCGCGGGTACCCCGCCGGGCCAAATACGTGCTGGCGTTCGCCGGCCTGTACACGCTCTCGGGGATCAACGTGATCCCGGACTTCATCCCGGTGATCGGGTTGCTGGACAATGTCATCGTGCTTGTCGTCGCACTGCGCTATGCCAGCCGCCGGGTCACGCGCGACGTTCTCTTCGCGGCCTGGTCGGGCAACCCGGCGGTGCTCGACCGGCTCATCGGCCGCCTTCGCGTGCAGCGCGATCCGGACGATTCCCGCCGGCGGCGTCGCATTCGTGGCCGCTGA
- a CDS encoding MEDS domain-containing protein codes for MKSGFLHQGCIYGSDAELLSMAVPFVRDGLHRGEPVLVTTTSANLDLLQDALGTQASEVDYAESAYFGRRPPQRATAFQRYWTRHRPTSPSGAVRILAEPVWVGRSRREVAAWKRMEAGLNVVLADTAIRMICPYDTRIVDAAIIEDARRTHPECVAGSRVEPCAQFVAPEEFARLQAPPPRRPCDDVARFDGDLAAARRHVLGEAARLLPSEDSVAMFSIAVGEAMAYLRRRNIERVTAWVRLAAGRVVCTVHSAQPLGDLHPFVGFRTPALCEQTGDGLWLTNQICEWLDISSDDSGCTIELAVPGPHAEEEHHVG; via the coding sequence ATGAAGTCAGGCTTTCTGCACCAGGGCTGCATCTACGGCAGCGATGCGGAATTGCTGTCGATGGCGGTCCCGTTCGTGCGGGACGGCCTGCACCGGGGCGAACCGGTGCTGGTCACGACGACTTCGGCGAACCTGGACCTGTTACAGGACGCGCTGGGCACGCAGGCGAGCGAGGTCGACTACGCCGAGTCCGCGTACTTCGGCCGCCGGCCGCCCCAGCGGGCCACCGCGTTCCAGCGCTACTGGACGCGCCACCGGCCGACCTCGCCGAGCGGCGCCGTGCGCATTCTCGCCGAGCCGGTCTGGGTCGGCCGGTCCCGGCGCGAGGTGGCCGCGTGGAAGCGCATGGAGGCGGGCCTGAACGTGGTGCTCGCCGACACCGCGATCCGGATGATCTGTCCGTACGACACCAGGATCGTCGATGCCGCGATCATCGAGGACGCCCGCCGCACCCATCCCGAGTGCGTCGCCGGGAGCCGGGTCGAGCCCTGCGCGCAGTTCGTCGCGCCCGAGGAGTTCGCGCGGCTGCAGGCGCCGCCGCCGAGGCGCCCGTGCGACGACGTCGCCCGGTTCGACGGCGACCTCGCCGCGGCGCGCCGGCACGTGCTCGGCGAGGCCGCGCGGCTGCTGCCGTCGGAGGACAGCGTGGCGATGTTCTCCATCGCGGTCGGTGAGGCGATGGCGTACCTGCGCCGGCGGAACATCGAGCGGGTGACGGCGTGGGTGCGGCTGGCGGCCGGCCGGGTGGTGTGCACGGTGCACAGCGCACAGCCGCTCGGCGACCTCCACCCGTTCGTCGGCTTCCGCACGCCGGCGCTGTGCGAGCAGACCGGCGACGGTCTGTGGCTGACCAACCAGATCTGCGAGTGGCTCGACATCAGCTCCGACGACTCCGGGTGCACCATCGAGCTGGCCGTGCCGGGCCCGCACGCCGAGGAGGAGCACCACGTCGGCTGA
- a CDS encoding NADH-quinone oxidoreductase subunit B family protein, with the protein MITAGRTGNGSAESGATIHILWMNGGLSCDGDSVALTAATQPSIEEILLGGLPGLPEVAMHWPLLDFQSGPERGPDDFVEWWRRADRGELDPFILVVEGSVPDESTKSEGYWTGFGTDPDTGQPVTANEWLDRLAPKAMAVLAVGTCAAYGGIHAMAGNPTGAMGVPDYLGWDWKSKAGIPIVCVPGCPVQPDNLSETILYLLYHAAGTAPAIALDESLRPRWLFSATVHEGCDRAGYYEQDDYAREHGSAKCLVKLGCWGQVVRCNVAKRGWINGVGGCPNVGGICIGCTMPGFPDQFMPFMDDAAAGDVPSATTTVRGTTIRILREIAAKPPDEKHPGRRRGAPPDTVPPTEQP; encoded by the coding sequence ATGATCACGGCCGGGCGAACCGGCAACGGCTCAGCCGAATCTGGTGCCACGATACACATCCTATGGATGAATGGTGGTCTGAGCTGTGACGGCGACTCGGTCGCGCTGACCGCGGCGACCCAGCCCAGCATCGAGGAGATCCTCCTCGGCGGTCTTCCCGGGCTGCCGGAGGTCGCCATGCACTGGCCGCTGCTCGACTTCCAGTCCGGCCCCGAGCGGGGGCCGGACGACTTCGTCGAGTGGTGGCGCCGGGCCGACCGCGGCGAGCTGGATCCCTTCATCCTCGTGGTCGAGGGTTCCGTGCCGGACGAGTCGACCAAGTCCGAGGGCTACTGGACCGGGTTCGGCACCGACCCCGACACCGGCCAGCCGGTGACCGCCAACGAGTGGCTGGACCGGTTGGCCCCCAAGGCAATGGCGGTGCTGGCCGTCGGGACGTGCGCCGCCTACGGCGGGATCCACGCCATGGCCGGCAACCCGACCGGCGCCATGGGCGTGCCCGACTATCTCGGCTGGGACTGGAAGTCCAAGGCCGGCATCCCGATCGTGTGTGTGCCCGGCTGCCCCGTTCAGCCCGACAACCTCTCCGAGACCATCCTGTACCTGCTCTACCACGCCGCCGGCACCGCGCCCGCGATCGCGCTCGACGAGTCCCTCCGCCCCAGGTGGCTGTTCTCGGCGACCGTGCACGAGGGCTGTGACCGCGCCGGCTACTACGAGCAGGACGACTACGCCCGCGAGCACGGATCGGCCAAGTGCCTGGTGAAACTGGGCTGCTGGGGCCAGGTGGTCAGGTGCAACGTGGCCAAGCGCGGCTGGATCAACGGCGTCGGCGGCTGCCCGAACGTCGGCGGCATCTGCATCGGCTGCACCATGCCGGGCTTCCCCGACCAGTTCATGCCGTTCATGGACGACGCCGCCGCCGGCGACGTGCCGTCCGCGACGACAACCGTGCGCGGCACCACGATCCGCATTCTGCGGGAGATCGCGGCGAAGCCCCCGGACGAGAAGCACCCGGGGCGCCGCCGGGGCGCGCCGCCCGACACCGTCCCCCCGACCGAGCAGCCATGA
- a CDS encoding cation-translocating P-type ATPase, with amino-acid sequence MPLNQLFRLASKVAGGAVTTARAFLPTGVDRRVRVVRDRAYVEVHGIHRAGTEDAARELVKRLTESYGVRAVEVNAALGWAMIAFDHDKTRVDDLVRTIREVEETHALRAVPRADRGQFPGAGGRMVTEAIALGVDLVGLPYALAGRLLPLPKAPTTLSALVAVADYSPRVHGYVEGAVGRPAADAVFALTGAVANAMAQVPLQLINDACHRGSLLMEGLARQRSWDQWHRTLADREGAYDAPPIDRAPRPVPLPAGATDRVADVVTSLGTAGAGVTLVGNRQRALGVLVASAPRAARMGREAFAGQLGRGIARRRVLAVDPDALRRLDRVDTVVLDAAILRTGEQIIDEVVPVDTSIALDELHARAHELVDPTAPEARRERDGWSVVPAADGPLGADAQVREWTDRGALALALLRGGEVVGLISVVTELDPLAEALVSAAQGAGAVVIAGADGVLEKRIDADEWLPGDVEVASSVRALQTDGHVVAVVSAHCPDGLAAADVGIGITRADSPPPWGSSLLCGSGLGEACLLLQSVPFARKASRRSAQMAIAGATAGSLLSMLGPPRSAAVRAQVPVQVAALLALAAGTWWGTRPMRMPAPVPVTHTPWHAMPPHIVLDRLGTSPDGLDADEAARRRQGRPDQEAVQRPGSVAETFLEELDNPVTPVLAGSAGLSWTVGSVIDTVLIVGVLGLNALVGGTQRLGADRALNRLTEAVAMRTRLRRGEQRVEQSAEELVVGDVVELDAGDAVPADCRLLVARDLEVDESSLTGESQVVGKTADVAPARVIADRHCMLYQGTVVAAGSAVAVVTAVGTDTEIGRTTLMGGGPRSGGVHTRLNSLVRLALPISIGAGVTLLGIDVLRGRPVAQALGRAVSLAVAAVPEGLPFVATVAQLAAARRLSRHGALVRNPSTMEALGRVDVLCFDKTGTLTEGRIRLHRVSDGFADRPADDLTPALRRVVGAALRASPAPDENRPLAHPTDRAVVDGALGVGVSTAEGAAGWELVDSMPFEPARGFHAVLGRGEQGLLVSVKGAPEIVFARCGHWRHPEDGDGMRPFDDEAHRRFSQEVTRLASRGYRVLAVAEHTPSGGDGLDDDRVRGLCLTGLLALADPVRPTALHAVGQLRQAGVRVVMITGDHPDTAAAIGAELDVVNGDRIMTGSELDAVDDAELARQLPDIAVFARVSPAQKARIVRVLRTAGRVVAVTGDGANDAPAIRLADVGMALGRHATPAARHAADVVITDDRIETITAAIVEGRAMWASVRDAVAIPLGGNLSEIAFTVGTGLISAAETLNARQLLLINVLTDVLPAMAIAVRPPPGATAEVLLAEGPDASLGPSLTRDIYRRATITTAATSAAWLLGRFTGTRHQANTAALVALVGAQLGQTLAAGRRDRLVLAATVLSFATLAAIVQTPGVSHFFGSRPLWPHGWAIAVGTSVAAALVSLALRSPRTAGRRAIEAAG; translated from the coding sequence ATGCCATTGAATCAGCTGTTCCGGTTGGCGTCGAAGGTTGCCGGCGGCGCGGTCACCACCGCTCGGGCATTCCTGCCGACCGGTGTCGACCGCCGGGTGCGTGTCGTCCGCGACCGCGCCTATGTCGAGGTCCACGGCATTCACCGAGCCGGCACGGAAGACGCGGCCCGCGAACTGGTGAAGCGCCTGACCGAGTCGTACGGTGTGCGCGCCGTCGAGGTCAACGCCGCGCTGGGGTGGGCGATGATCGCGTTCGACCACGACAAGACCAGGGTGGACGACCTCGTGCGGACGATCCGCGAGGTCGAGGAGACCCACGCGCTGCGTGCCGTCCCGCGGGCGGATCGCGGGCAGTTTCCCGGCGCCGGCGGGCGGATGGTGACGGAGGCGATCGCGCTCGGCGTCGATCTCGTCGGCCTGCCCTACGCGCTCGCGGGCCGGCTGCTTCCGCTCCCCAAGGCGCCCACGACCTTGTCCGCGCTCGTCGCCGTCGCCGACTACTCGCCCCGTGTCCACGGCTACGTGGAAGGCGCGGTGGGCCGTCCGGCGGCCGACGCCGTGTTCGCGCTCACCGGGGCGGTGGCCAACGCCATGGCCCAGGTCCCCCTGCAACTGATCAACGACGCCTGTCATCGGGGCTCCCTGCTCATGGAAGGGCTGGCCCGGCAACGCAGTTGGGACCAGTGGCACCGAACGCTGGCCGACCGTGAGGGCGCATACGACGCCCCGCCGATCGACCGCGCACCACGTCCGGTCCCGCTGCCGGCCGGCGCGACCGACCGGGTCGCCGACGTCGTGACGTCGCTCGGCACGGCCGGTGCGGGTGTGACGCTCGTCGGCAACCGGCAGCGCGCACTGGGTGTGCTGGTTGCCAGCGCACCGCGTGCGGCGCGGATGGGCCGGGAGGCGTTCGCCGGTCAGCTCGGTCGCGGCATCGCCCGGCGTCGTGTCCTCGCCGTCGACCCGGATGCGCTGCGACGGCTGGACCGTGTCGACACGGTGGTGCTCGACGCGGCGATCCTGCGGACCGGCGAGCAGATCATCGACGAGGTCGTGCCGGTCGACACGAGCATCGCACTGGACGAGTTGCACGCGCGTGCGCACGAACTGGTCGACCCGACGGCCCCGGAGGCCCGCCGGGAACGTGACGGATGGTCGGTCGTGCCCGCGGCCGACGGTCCGCTCGGTGCGGACGCCCAGGTGCGCGAATGGACGGACCGGGGCGCTCTCGCGCTGGCGCTCCTGCGCGGTGGCGAGGTCGTCGGGTTGATCAGCGTGGTCACCGAGCTCGACCCGTTGGCCGAGGCGCTGGTGTCGGCGGCGCAGGGGGCCGGCGCCGTCGTCATCGCCGGGGCCGACGGCGTGCTGGAGAAGCGGATCGATGCCGACGAGTGGCTGCCCGGTGACGTGGAGGTGGCGTCCTCCGTGCGGGCCCTGCAGACCGACGGCCACGTCGTGGCGGTCGTCTCGGCCCACTGTCCGGACGGTCTGGCCGCCGCCGACGTCGGCATCGGGATCACCCGGGCGGACTCGCCGCCGCCCTGGGGATCGTCGCTGCTCTGCGGGTCCGGTCTCGGCGAGGCGTGCCTGCTGCTGCAGTCCGTGCCGTTCGCGCGGAAGGCCAGCCGGCGCAGTGCCCAGATGGCCATCGCGGGCGCGACTGCCGGCAGCCTGCTGTCGATGCTGGGGCCGCCGCGAAGCGCCGCCGTCCGGGCCCAGGTTCCGGTCCAGGTCGCCGCGCTGTTGGCGCTGGCCGCCGGCACATGGTGGGGCACCCGGCCGATGCGCATGCCCGCACCCGTGCCGGTCACCCACACCCCGTGGCACGCCATGCCGCCGCACATCGTGCTCGACCGGCTCGGGACGTCGCCCGACGGGCTCGACGCCGACGAGGCGGCGCGGCGTCGACAGGGCCGGCCGGACCAGGAGGCGGTGCAGCGGCCCGGAAGTGTCGCCGAGACCTTCCTGGAGGAGCTGGACAACCCGGTGACGCCGGTGCTCGCCGGCAGCGCGGGGTTGTCCTGGACCGTCGGGTCGGTGATCGACACGGTCCTGATCGTGGGAGTGCTGGGGCTGAACGCATTGGTGGGCGGCACGCAGCGACTGGGCGCCGACCGCGCGCTGAACCGGCTCACCGAGGCCGTGGCGATGCGGACCCGGCTGCGGCGGGGCGAGCAGCGGGTGGAGCAGTCGGCGGAGGAGCTCGTGGTGGGCGACGTGGTCGAGCTCGACGCGGGCGACGCCGTGCCCGCAGACTGCCGGCTGCTGGTCGCGCGGGACCTGGAGGTCGACGAGTCGAGCCTGACCGGCGAGTCCCAGGTGGTCGGCAAGACCGCCGACGTCGCACCGGCCCGGGTGATCGCGGACCGGCACTGCATGCTGTACCAGGGAACGGTTGTGGCGGCCGGCTCGGCGGTCGCGGTCGTCACCGCCGTCGGCACGGACACCGAGATCGGCCGCACCACCCTGATGGGCGGCGGGCCACGGTCCGGCGGCGTGCACACCAGGCTGAACTCGTTGGTGCGACTGGCATTGCCGATCTCCATCGGCGCCGGCGTGACGCTGCTGGGCATCGACGTGCTGCGGGGCCGTCCCGTCGCCCAGGCGCTGGGACGGGCGGTGAGCCTGGCGGTGGCGGCGGTGCCGGAGGGACTTCCCTTCGTGGCCACCGTCGCGCAGCTCGCCGCCGCCCGTCGGCTCTCGCGGCACGGCGCGCTCGTCCGCAATCCGTCCACAATGGAGGCTCTCGGCCGGGTCGACGTGTTGTGCTTCGACAAGACCGGGACGCTCACCGAGGGACGGATCCGACTGCACCGCGTCAGCGACGGGTTCGCCGACCGTCCGGCGGACGACCTCACGCCGGCGCTGCGCCGGGTGGTCGGCGCCGCGCTGCGTGCCAGTCCGGCGCCCGACGAGAACCGGCCGCTCGCGCACCCCACCGATCGCGCGGTCGTCGACGGCGCGCTCGGCGTCGGGGTGAGCACGGCCGAAGGAGCCGCCGGCTGGGAACTGGTCGACTCGATGCCGTTCGAGCCGGCGCGGGGATTCCACGCCGTGCTGGGGCGCGGCGAGCAGGGACTGCTGGTCAGCGTCAAGGGCGCGCCGGAGATCGTGTTCGCCCGCTGCGGCCACTGGCGCCATCCCGAGGACGGCGACGGGATGCGGCCGTTCGACGACGAGGCCCATCGGCGGTTCAGCCAGGAGGTGACGCGGCTGGCCAGCCGCGGATACCGGGTGCTCGCCGTCGCCGAACACACCCCCTCGGGCGGCGACGGTCTCGACGACGACCGGGTGCGCGGCCTGTGCCTGACCGGTCTGCTCGCCCTGGCCGATCCGGTCCGGCCGACCGCCCTGCACGCGGTCGGGCAGCTGCGCCAGGCCGGCGTGCGGGTGGTCATGATCACCGGCGACCACCCCGACACCGCGGCGGCCATCGGGGCGGAACTCGACGTGGTCAACGGCGATCGGATCATGACCGGCTCGGAGCTGGACGCCGTCGACGACGCCGAACTCGCCCGCCAGCTGCCGGACATCGCCGTGTTCGCCCGGGTGAGCCCGGCGCAGAAGGCCCGCATCGTCCGGGTGCTGCGCACCGCGGGCCGGGTCGTCGCCGTCACCGGTGACGGGGCGAACGACGCGCCGGCCATCCGGCTGGCCGACGTCGGCATGGCCCTGGGCCGGCACGCCACGCCGGCGGCGCGGCACGCCGCGGACGTCGTGATCACCGACGACCGGATCGAGACGATCACGGCGGCCATCGTCGAGGGCCGCGCCATGTGGGCGTCGGTCCGCGACGCGGTGGCCATCCCGCTCGGGGGCAACCTCAGCGAGATCGCCTTCACCGTGGGCACCGGCCTGATCAGCGCGGCGGAGACGCTCAACGCGCGCCAACTGCTGTTGATCAACGTGCTGACCGACGTGTTGCCCGCCATGGCGATCGCCGTCCGGCCGCCGCCCGGCGCCACCGCCGAGGTGCTGCTCGCGGAGGGACCGGACGCCTCGCTGGGACCGTCGCTCACCCGCGACATCTACCGCCGCGCCACCATCACCACGGCGGCCACCAGTGCCGCGTGGCTGCTGGGGCGGTTCACCGGCACCCGCCACCAGGCCAACACGGCGGCGTTGGTCGCGCTGGTGGGGGCGCAGCTCGGCCAGACGCTCGCGGCCGGCCGCCGGGACCGGCTGGTGCTGGCGGCCACCGTCCTGTCGTTCGCCACGCTGGCGGCGATCGTGCAGACGCCGGGGGTCAGCCACTTCTTCGGCTCGCGTCCCCTGTGGCCGCACGGCTGGGCCATCGCCGTCGGGACGTCGGTGGCGGCCGCTCTGGTCAGCCTGGCGCTGCGGTCGCCGCGCACCGCGGGCAGACGAGCGATCGAGGCCGCCGGATAA